In Virgibacillus sp. NKC19-16, a single genomic region encodes these proteins:
- the rpsK gene encoding 30S ribosomal protein S11 yields the protein MARKTNTRKRRVKKNIDTGVAHIRSTFNNTIVTITDRQGNSIGWSSAGALGFKGSRKSTPFAAQMAAETAAKTAVDNGMKTLEVTVKGPGAGREAAIRSLQAAGLEVTAIVDVTPVPHNGCRPPKRRRV from the coding sequence ATGGCACGTAAAACAAATACACGTAAACGTCGTGTGAAAAAGAATATTGATACAGGTGTAGCGCATATTCGTTCAACGTTCAACAATACAATTGTTACGATTACGGATAGACAAGGTAATTCAATTGGCTGGAGTTCAGCAGGCGCACTTGGTTTTAAAGGCTCTCGTAAATCAACCCCTTTTGCTGCACAAATGGCCGCTGAAACTGCTGCAAAAACAGCTGTAGATAACGGCATGAAAACATTGGAAGTAACTGTTAAAGGCCCTGGCGCTGGTCGTGAAGCAGCAATTCGTTCACTTCAGGCAGCAGGCTTGGAAGTTACAGCAATTGTGGATGTAACACCAGTTCCTCACAATGGTTGCCGCCCACCCAAACGTCGTCGTGTATAA
- a CDS encoding energy-coupling factor ABC transporter ATP-binding protein yields MDITFTNVSYIYQRNSPFEHKAIEDLSFHIPSGSYVAIIGHTGSGKSTIIQHLNGLVRPSVGEVSIGDFHLTRDNKPSSMKELRSRVGVVFQYPEHQLFEETVEKDIAFGPENFGVPKDEIDRRIKEITPAVGLPEELLERSPFDLSGGQMRRVAIAGVLAVKPDVLVLDEPTAGLDPRGQKEMMDMFYRLHQEQELTTVLVTHSMEDALNYADHVIILNEGTKYMEGKPEDVFTRKEALHQVQLDVPEIIQFLNLFEAKFGESIFFERQSITDIAQSIHDCLKGVRPS; encoded by the coding sequence ATGGACATTACATTCACAAACGTGAGCTACATCTATCAGCGTAATTCACCATTCGAACATAAGGCGATTGAGGATCTTTCATTTCACATTCCTTCAGGTTCTTATGTTGCGATTATTGGTCATACGGGTTCCGGGAAATCGACGATCATTCAGCATTTAAATGGACTTGTTCGTCCAAGCGTGGGGGAAGTCTCCATTGGCGATTTTCATCTAACGCGCGATAATAAGCCCAGTAGTATGAAAGAATTACGAAGTCGCGTTGGCGTTGTTTTTCAATACCCTGAACATCAGTTATTTGAAGAAACGGTGGAAAAGGACATTGCATTCGGCCCAGAAAATTTTGGTGTACCAAAAGATGAAATCGATAGGCGTATCAAGGAGATAACACCAGCTGTAGGACTGCCAGAGGAGTTACTTGAGCGATCGCCGTTTGACCTGAGTGGTGGGCAGATGCGAAGAGTTGCTATTGCGGGTGTGCTTGCAGTCAAGCCGGATGTCCTTGTGCTGGACGAGCCCACTGCTGGACTGGATCCACGCGGGCAAAAGGAAATGATGGATATGTTTTATCGTCTTCATCAGGAACAGGAATTAACTACGGTTCTTGTGACACACAGCATGGAAGACGCTTTAAACTATGCGGATCATGTCATCATTTTGAACGAGGGTACCAAATACATGGAAGGCAAGCCTGAAGACGTATTTACGCGAAAAGAGGCACTTCATCAGGTTCAGCTCGATGTGCCGGAAATCATTCAATTTTTAAATCTATTTGAAGCAAAATTTGGAGAGTCTATTTTCTTTGAAAGGCAATCGATAACGGATATAGCACAATCGATCCATGATTGTTTGAAGGGGGTCAGGCCCTCATGA
- a CDS encoding energy-coupling factor ABC transporter ATP-binding protein — MREKLIEFRNVSFRYGDDQPWVLENCSFDIYDKESVAIIGHNGSGKSTIAKLLNGLLFPQEGEIIINGQEVNQESIWDIRRDVGMVFQNPDNQFVGTTVQDDVAFGMENRGIVREEMVKRIDENLTAVGMNDYLLTEPHRLSGGQKQRVAIASVLAISPKVLILDEATAMLDPQGRKEIMQAVSDVQTSNDLSLITITHDLREVVQAERVIVMNEGKVWEEAAPREIFSKREALRKIGLDVPFVAILADELKTAGVGLAKEPLNHEELVEDLWTLHSQT, encoded by the coding sequence ATGAGGGAAAAACTAATCGAGTTCAGAAATGTGTCGTTTCGTTATGGGGACGACCAACCCTGGGTATTGGAGAATTGTTCATTTGATATATATGATAAAGAATCAGTTGCGATTATTGGTCATAATGGCTCCGGCAAGTCGACGATTGCGAAGTTGCTGAATGGGTTATTATTTCCTCAAGAAGGTGAAATTATAATCAATGGACAAGAAGTAAATCAAGAATCCATTTGGGACATACGCAGGGATGTAGGGATGGTTTTTCAGAATCCGGATAATCAATTTGTTGGAACAACGGTACAGGATGATGTCGCGTTTGGGATGGAAAATCGAGGGATCGTCCGAGAAGAAATGGTGAAGCGTATTGATGAAAATTTAACAGCTGTGGGAATGAATGACTACTTATTGACTGAGCCGCATCGTCTCTCAGGTGGGCAAAAGCAACGGGTAGCCATTGCAAGCGTATTAGCCATTTCCCCGAAGGTGCTTATTTTAGATGAGGCTACAGCTATGCTTGATCCACAAGGGCGCAAGGAAATCATGCAGGCAGTTTCCGATGTCCAGACATCAAATGATCTATCATTAATTACAATTACACATGATTTGCGGGAGGTTGTCCAGGCTGAGCGTGTTATCGTCATGAACGAGGGAAAAGTTTGGGAAGAGGCTGCGCCGCGTGAGATATTTTCAAAGAGGGAAGCATTACGGAAAATCGGGCTGGATGTACCGTTTGTTGCCATTTTAGCAGATGAACTAAAAACTGCAGGTGTGGGGCTAGCCAAGGAACCGCTAAATCATGAGGAATTGGTGGAGGATTTATGGACATTACATTCACAAACGTGA
- the infA gene encoding translation initiation factor IF-1 encodes MAKDDVIEVEGTVTETLPNAMFNVELENGHTVLAHVSGKIRMHFIRILPGDKVTVELSPYDLTRGRITYRYK; translated from the coding sequence ATGGCTAAAGACGATGTAATTGAAGTGGAAGGTACCGTGACGGAAACATTGCCGAATGCGATGTTTAATGTAGAGCTTGAAAACGGCCATACAGTATTAGCGCATGTATCCGGTAAAATCCGTATGCATTTCATTCGCATTCTACCAGGCGATAAAGTAACGGTCGAACTTTCTCCGTACGATTTAACAAGAGGACGAATTACGTACCGTTATAAATAA
- a CDS encoding KOW domain-containing RNA-binding protein: MNEDDSIPLIGQVVRIMQGREAGQYAVVIKIIEDRYVLLADGEKRKYDRPKKKNVSHIELMDYISPEVQNSLLETGRVTNGKLRFAIAKFAGEVVTDLKKGVGHDG; the protein is encoded by the coding sequence TTGAACGAAGATGATTCGATTCCGCTAATAGGTCAAGTTGTTCGTATTATGCAAGGACGTGAGGCAGGTCAATACGCGGTAGTCATTAAAATAATTGAAGACCGGTATGTTCTGCTGGCAGATGGGGAAAAACGTAAATATGACCGACCAAAAAAGAAAAATGTAAGTCATATTGAATTAATGGATTACATTTCCCCTGAAGTCCAAAACAGCCTTCTGGAAACTGGTCGTGTCACAAATGGTAAACTCAGATTTGCCATAGCTAAATTTGCAGGTGAGGTTGTGACTGATTTGAAGAAGGGAGTAGGACACGATGGCTAA
- the rpsM gene encoding 30S ribosomal protein S13 — MARIAGIDVPRDKRVVISLTYVYGVGKTTAQKVLKQAGVSEDTRVRDLTEDELGNIRKAIEEYTIEGDLRRETSLNIKRLIEIGSYRGVRHRRGLPLRGQKTKNNSRTRKGPRRTQANKKK; from the coding sequence ATGGCACGTATTGCAGGTATTGACGTTCCACGTGATAAACGCGTAGTTATTTCCCTAACATATGTTTATGGTGTTGGAAAAACTACTGCTCAGAAAGTCCTTAAACAGGCTGGTGTTTCAGAAGACACGAGAGTTCGCGATCTGACAGAAGACGAATTAGGTAATATCCGTAAGGCAATTGAGGAATATACAATTGAAGGTGACCTTCGTCGTGAAACATCACTAAACATTAAACGTTTAATAGAAATTGGCTCATATAGAGGCGTTCGCCACCGTCGCGGGTTACCATTACGTGGTCAAAAAACGAAAAACAATTCACGTACTCGTAAAGGACCACGCCGTACACAGGCTAACAAGAAAAAGTAA
- a CDS encoding adenylate kinase: MNLILMGLPGAGKGTQAEKINDKYNIPHISTGDMFRLSIKEGTDLGKQAKEYMDQGELVPDEVTIGIVRERLNKEDCRNGFLLDGFPRTIAQAESLEEILTEMNEAIDYCIHVEVPEEKLVERLTGRRICPTCGTTYHVMYHPPQEEGKCDKDGSQLIQRDDDKPETVKNRLAVNLEQTKPLLDFYEDKGYLVTVDGDQEIDHVFQDIQSKIDK; this comes from the coding sequence TTGAACCTGATTTTGATGGGTCTGCCTGGTGCTGGAAAGGGCACACAGGCCGAGAAAATAAACGATAAATATAACATCCCTCATATTTCAACAGGGGATATGTTTCGCTTGAGCATTAAAGAAGGTACAGATCTTGGGAAGCAAGCGAAGGAATATATGGATCAAGGTGAACTTGTTCCAGATGAAGTAACAATTGGGATTGTTAGAGAACGTTTGAATAAAGAAGATTGCAGGAATGGATTTTTATTGGATGGATTTCCAAGAACCATTGCTCAAGCCGAGAGTTTAGAGGAAATTCTCACAGAAATGAACGAAGCGATTGACTATTGTATCCATGTAGAGGTACCGGAAGAAAAATTAGTGGAGCGTCTGACTGGTCGTAGAATTTGTCCAACATGTGGAACGACTTATCATGTTATGTACCATCCTCCTCAAGAAGAGGGGAAATGTGATAAGGACGGCTCCCAGTTAATCCAACGAGACGACGATAAGCCTGAAACGGTTAAAAATCGCTTAGCGGTTAACTTGGAACAAACGAAGCCGTTACTCGATTTCTATGAGGATAAAGGTTATCTTGTAACAGTAGATGGAGATCAGGAGATTGATCATGTATTTCAGGATATTCAGTCCAAAATTGACAAATAA
- a CDS encoding DNA-directed RNA polymerase subunit alpha, which translates to MIEIEKPKIETVEVSEDATFGKFVVEPLERGYGATLGNSLRRILLSSLPGAAVTSVQIDGALHEFSTIDGVVEDVTTIILNLKKLALKIYSDAEKTLEIDVQGEGKVTAADITYDSDVEVLNPELPIATLNSRGNLHMKITAARGRGYRQSEQNKHDEQPIGVVAIDSIFTPVSRVSYTVENTRIGQVADYDKLTLNVSTDGSIRPEEAVSLAAKVFTEHLNVFVSLTDEAKSAEIMIEKEEDQKEKVMEMTIEELDLSVRSYNCLKRAGINTVQELANKSEEDMMKVRNLGRKSLEEVKVKLDDLGLGLRDDD; encoded by the coding sequence ATGATCGAAATTGAAAAACCAAAAATTGAAACGGTAGAAGTCAGCGAAGATGCTACATTTGGAAAATTTGTAGTCGAGCCGCTCGAACGTGGATATGGTGCCACTCTTGGAAACTCCTTGCGTCGTATTCTATTATCCTCACTTCCAGGTGCTGCTGTGACATCAGTTCAAATTGACGGAGCACTACATGAATTTTCGACAATTGATGGTGTTGTTGAAGATGTGACAACAATAATTTTGAATCTGAAGAAACTAGCTCTAAAGATTTACTCTGACGCTGAGAAAACATTAGAGATCGATGTACAGGGAGAAGGAAAGGTTACAGCTGCAGACATTACCTATGATAGTGATGTAGAAGTATTAAATCCTGAGCTACCTATTGCAACGCTTAACAGCAGAGGCAACTTGCATATGAAGATAACTGCAGCACGTGGACGCGGCTACAGGCAATCAGAGCAAAATAAACATGACGAGCAACCAATCGGTGTTGTGGCAATTGATTCTATTTTTACTCCAGTGTCACGTGTGTCGTATACCGTGGAAAATACGCGTATTGGGCAAGTTGCAGACTACGATAAATTAACGCTGAATGTATCGACTGATGGAAGTATCCGCCCTGAAGAAGCAGTTTCTTTAGCGGCAAAAGTCTTTACAGAACATCTTAATGTTTTCGTAAGTTTAACAGATGAGGCAAAAAGTGCAGAAATTATGATTGAAAAAGAAGAAGATCAAAAAGAAAAAGTGATGGAGATGACAATTGAAGAGCTTGATCTTTCTGTCAGATCCTATAATTGCTTGAAACGGGCTGGAATTAATACAGTTCAAGAACTTGCAAACAAATCAGAAGAAGATATGATGAAAGTCCGTAATTTAGGTCGTAAATCACTGGAAGAAGTAAAAGTAAAACTAGATGATCTAGGGTTAGGTTTACGTGATGACGACTAA
- the rpmJ gene encoding 50S ribosomal protein L36, which translates to MKVRASVKPICEKCKVIKRKGTVMVICDNPKHKQKQG; encoded by the coding sequence ATGAAAGTAAGAGCATCTGTAAAACCTATTTGTGAAAAATGTAAAGTTATAAAACGTAAAGGCACTGTAATGGTGATTTGCGACAATCCGAAACACAAGCAAAAACAAGGCTAA
- the rplQ gene encoding 50S ribosomal protein L17, producing the protein MARKFGRTTDTRLALLRNLASDLIIHERLEITEAKAKELKSIVEKMITLGKRGDLHARRQAASFLYNQEANENENVIQKLFDDVAARYEDRQGGYTRVLKLGARQGDGAKMAIIELV; encoded by the coding sequence ATGGCTAGAAAGTTCGGTCGTACAACAGACACTCGTCTGGCACTACTTCGCAACCTTGCATCTGATTTAATTATTCATGAACGGCTTGAAATAACAGAAGCAAAAGCGAAAGAACTCAAATCTATAGTAGAGAAAATGATTACACTTGGCAAACGTGGCGATCTTCACGCACGTCGTCAGGCTGCATCATTCTTATATAACCAGGAAGCTAACGAAAACGAAAATGTTATTCAGAAACTTTTCGATGATGTTGCCGCGCGTTACGAAGATCGACAAGGTGGATATACGCGTGTGCTTAAACTAGGTGCTCGTCAAGGTGATGGAGCAAAAATGGCAATCATTGAACTAGTTTAA